A single genomic interval of Halobacillus halophilus DSM 2266 harbors:
- a CDS encoding OsmC family protein, translating into MTWHHFHLKAEWPGGRNEVGTIEADKLKTQISIPKEMDGPDVGTNPDEMLLGAAATCYIITLGAMVERAGLPLKEMSMDSEGIVDVTDGVITYNKIIHKPRVLLKSEASDKDMDKLTKLVEKAEKSCMISRAIEGNVALELQPSLGRD; encoded by the coding sequence TTGACATGGCATCACTTTCATTTGAAAGCTGAATGGCCTGGAGGTCGTAACGAAGTTGGAACAATAGAGGCAGACAAACTAAAGACCCAAATATCCATTCCCAAAGAAATGGACGGGCCAGATGTAGGCACAAACCCTGATGAAATGCTGTTAGGCGCTGCGGCAACTTGTTATATTATTACGCTTGGTGCAATGGTTGAGAGAGCAGGATTACCGCTCAAAGAGATGAGCATGGACTCAGAAGGGATTGTGGACGTAACCGACGGAGTGATCACATATAATAAAATCATTCACAAGCCGCGTGTGCTTTTGAAGTCCGAAGCTTCCGATAAAGATATGGATAAGTTGACTAAGCTGGTTGAAAAAGCTGAGAAGAGCTGTATGATTTCAAGAGCAATTGAAGGAAATGTAGCCCTTGAATTACAGCCATCACTTGGAAGAGACTAA
- a CDS encoding GNAT family N-acetyltransferase, whose product MLQVEAEIIANWKYSGIYSFYDMTADEEDYQEFINEETRGEHAFSVYERGKLIGFYSLTPVESETVDLGLGLRPDMTGQGIGGSFLQKALDYAELHYGARSFTLSVATFNERAIRVYKNAGFKVIHTFMQPTNGSEYEFVKMRKTS is encoded by the coding sequence ATGCTGCAAGTAGAAGCGGAAATCATTGCTAACTGGAAATACTCTGGAATTTATAGTTTTTATGACATGACAGCAGATGAAGAGGACTACCAAGAGTTCATTAATGAGGAAACGAGAGGTGAGCATGCTTTTAGTGTGTATGAAAGGGGAAAATTAATTGGTTTTTATTCCCTGACTCCCGTTGAATCAGAGACCGTCGACTTAGGTTTAGGCTTGCGTCCTGATATGACAGGACAAGGAATAGGCGGGTCATTCCTGCAAAAAGCTCTTGATTATGCTGAGCTGCATTATGGAGCCCGCTCGTTTACTTTGTCTGTTGCCACATTTAACGAAAGGGCAATCCGAGTTTATAAAAATGCTGGTTTTAAAGTTATTCACACGTTTATGCAGCCGACAAATGGAAGTGAATATGAATTTGTAAAAATGAGAAAAACTAGCTGA
- a CDS encoding SE1561 family protein, translated as MGKAAQHPSDQFHYIKNRIKMLNQVVSSMDADEVDMDDFNRILEMIQQLQIKMERFKKDWDKE; from the coding sequence ATGGGGAAAGCTGCACAACATCCGTCAGATCAATTTCATTACATAAAAAACAGAATCAAAATGTTGAATCAAGTTGTGTCTTCGATGGATGCAGATGAAGTGGATATGGACGACTTCAATAGAATATTGGAGATGATTCAACAGCTGCAAATTAAAATGGAGCGTTTCAAAAAAGACTGGGATAAGGAATGA
- a CDS encoding TerC family protein produces MDAQLLLEYGWVLIVLVGLEGILAADNALVLAIMVKHLPEKKRKKALFYGLFGAFLLRFGALFIISFLVDIWQVQAIGATYLLFISGKHLWDKWRSRDEDQPEDEEQDEETEKGKGFWATVLKVELADLAFAVDSILAAVALAVVLPETDLPDVGSLDGGQFAVILTGGMIGIIIMRFAANIFVNLLHSRPGLEIAAFVIVGWVGVKLVVTTLAHPHIQIIDEHFTHSALWKISFYSVLLIIAALGWFLSPQKNNK; encoded by the coding sequence ATGGATGCACAGTTGTTACTTGAATATGGATGGGTATTGATCGTATTAGTGGGACTGGAAGGTATTTTAGCTGCAGATAATGCACTGGTTCTAGCCATTATGGTTAAACACCTGCCTGAGAAAAAGCGTAAAAAAGCCTTATTCTACGGGTTATTTGGTGCTTTCTTGCTCCGTTTTGGCGCTTTATTCATTATTTCATTTTTGGTAGATATATGGCAGGTTCAAGCAATTGGAGCGACCTATCTATTATTTATATCAGGGAAGCATTTATGGGATAAATGGCGTTCCAGGGATGAAGATCAACCGGAGGATGAAGAGCAGGATGAGGAAACCGAAAAAGGCAAAGGTTTTTGGGCAACTGTGTTAAAAGTTGAGTTAGCTGACCTTGCTTTTGCTGTTGATTCTATATTAGCAGCTGTTGCTCTTGCTGTTGTTCTGCCTGAGACAGATCTTCCAGATGTAGGAAGTCTGGATGGTGGTCAGTTTGCCGTCATTCTTACAGGTGGTATGATAGGGATTATAATTATGAGGTTTGCAGCTAATATATTTGTTAATCTGCTGCATTCAAGGCCTGGTCTGGAAATAGCGGCATTTGTTATCGTAGGCTGGGTGGGGGTGAAATTAGTTGTTACTACCCTTGCGCACCCTCATATTCAAATTATTGATGAACATTTTACTCATTCAGCACTCTGGAAGATAAGCTTTTATTCTGTTCTGCTCATAATAGCGGCTCTTGGATGGTTTTTATCACCCCAAAAAAACAATAAATAA
- the pepT gene encoding peptidase T yields the protein MKDEILKRFCSYVKVNTQSDENSAETPSTEGQWTLARQLAQELEEIGMSEVSIDENAYVMATLPANTEKDVPVIGFLAHIDTAVDFTGENVKPQVVESYDGGDISLNEEVNLSPLDFPELSRYKGQTLITTDGTTLLGADNKAGITEIMTALHYLIRHPEIKHGKIRVAFTPDEEIGRGPHKFNIDRFAASYAYTVDGGPLGELQFESFNAATANIDFYGNSVHPGTAKDKMINAVKLAIEFQENLPKQEAPEYTENYEGFYHLNSFHGDVEHAALTYLVRDHDQDLFKKKKDSLDHLVEEMKDKYGSERISIDMSDQYYNMGDKITPVKQIVDTASEAMDNLGIKPLIKPIRGGTDGSQLSYMGLPTPNIFTGGQNFHGKYEYISLDHMEKAVNVIVEIARLFEEKS from the coding sequence ATGAAAGATGAAATTTTAAAACGATTCTGTTCTTATGTGAAGGTAAATACCCAATCAGATGAAAATAGTGCAGAGACGCCATCAACGGAGGGGCAGTGGACCCTGGCCCGTCAATTGGCACAAGAGCTTGAGGAAATTGGTATGAGTGAAGTTTCTATTGATGAGAATGCTTATGTTATGGCGACGCTTCCGGCTAATACAGAGAAAGATGTACCGGTTATCGGTTTTCTTGCTCATATAGATACAGCTGTCGACTTCACAGGGGAAAACGTGAAGCCCCAGGTAGTCGAGTCCTATGATGGAGGAGACATCTCTCTAAACGAAGAAGTGAACCTTTCTCCTTTGGATTTTCCTGAATTAAGCAGATACAAAGGACAAACATTAATCACTACCGATGGAACGACATTGCTGGGTGCTGACAATAAAGCAGGCATCACTGAAATTATGACCGCATTACATTACTTGATTAGACATCCCGAAATCAAGCATGGAAAAATCCGGGTAGCTTTCACACCGGATGAAGAAATTGGCCGTGGACCTCATAAATTTAATATAGATAGATTTGCTGCTTCTTATGCTTATACAGTAGATGGAGGCCCTCTTGGAGAGCTGCAATTTGAAAGTTTTAATGCGGCAACTGCAAATATCGACTTCTACGGCAATAGTGTACATCCTGGTACAGCAAAAGATAAAATGATCAATGCTGTCAAACTGGCTATTGAGTTTCAAGAGAATCTCCCCAAACAAGAAGCTCCTGAGTACACTGAGAATTATGAAGGGTTCTATCATTTGAATTCTTTTCATGGAGATGTAGAACATGCTGCGCTCACTTACTTAGTACGTGACCACGATCAGGATTTATTCAAAAAGAAAAAGGACAGCCTTGATCATTTAGTAGAGGAGATGAAAGATAAGTATGGGTCAGAGCGTATATCTATAGATATGAGTGATCAATACTATAATATGGGAGACAAAATCACACCTGTTAAACAAATTGTGGATACTGCCTCAGAAGCGATGGATAATCTGGGTATCAAACCGTTGATTAAACCTATCCGAGGAGGAACAGATGGTTCCCAGCTGTCGTACATGGGACTTCCAACACCTAACATCTTTACGGGCGGACAGAATTTCCACGGCAAGTACGAATATATTTCTCTCGATCATATGGAAAAGGCCGTGAACGTTATTGTTGAAATTGCTCGGCTATTTGAAGAAAAATCCTGA
- a CDS encoding AI-2E family transporter has translation MIHKRWFQTIVAGILISLLILLLHEIQFFFEPVFTYIGAIALPLIGGGILFYISRPVLHFLERYKVHRLIAILIIFLLYILLGFLIVQFIAPIAQQQFTRLINNLPGMIDMFGDTISYWQQNQDIIPSQFDSTINNVVENLQSYLQDASKIIINVISQLIGFVFALVLIPFFLFFMLKDGDKFVPFIQKFLSKRAAKSFGKLAHSVDHTLNAFILGQMTVSIVVGLLLLVGYLIIDLDYSLTLSLFAMLMNVIPFVGPFLAVIPAMLVGLLQEPILALWVAIIMVIAQQLEGNFVSPNVMGKALSIHPLTIITLILAAGSLAGFLGLLFAIPTYAVLKAITTHFYEEWLERRKETHD, from the coding sequence TTGATCCATAAACGTTGGTTCCAAACCATTGTCGCAGGTATCTTAATTTCGCTTCTTATTCTTCTTCTTCATGAAATTCAGTTCTTTTTTGAACCCGTATTTACGTATATTGGGGCCATTGCGCTTCCTTTGATCGGCGGAGGGATTTTATTTTATATTTCAAGGCCTGTCCTGCATTTCCTTGAAAGATACAAGGTTCACAGGCTGATCGCCATTCTGATCATCTTCTTACTTTATATTTTACTAGGTTTTTTAATCGTTCAATTTATCGCTCCTATTGCTCAGCAGCAATTTACGAGATTGATCAATAACCTCCCAGGCATGATTGATATGTTCGGAGATACAATTAGTTACTGGCAGCAAAATCAGGATATCATACCAAGCCAGTTTGACAGTACAATTAACAATGTCGTGGAAAACCTTCAAAGCTATTTACAGGATGCTTCCAAAATTATTATTAATGTTATCAGTCAATTGATTGGATTTGTATTTGCCCTTGTACTTATTCCTTTCTTCCTGTTTTTTATGTTGAAGGACGGGGATAAGTTTGTTCCTTTTATTCAAAAATTTCTAAGTAAACGTGCAGCTAAAAGTTTTGGGAAATTAGCTCACTCGGTTGATCATACACTTAATGCTTTTATTCTTGGCCAGATGACTGTAAGTATTGTAGTGGGTCTATTGTTACTAGTCGGCTATTTAATTATTGACCTGGACTACTCTCTAACGCTTTCTTTATTCGCCATGCTTATGAACGTCATTCCTTTTGTAGGTCCTTTTCTGGCTGTCATCCCTGCGATGCTTGTAGGACTTCTTCAAGAACCAATCTTAGCCTTATGGGTAGCAATAATTATGGTCATTGCTCAACAATTGGAAGGAAATTTTGTCTCTCCTAACGTTATGGGGAAAGCTTTAAGTATTCACCCCTTAACCATCATTACGTTAATTCTCGCAGCTGGAAGTTTAGCAGGTTTTCTTGGCCTATTGTTTGCAATCCCTACCTACGCTGTCTTAAAAGCCATAACTACCCACTTTTACGAAGAATGGCTGGAGAGAAGAAAAGAAACACATGATTAG
- a CDS encoding MFS transporter, producing the protein MNSIESEETLMQSALPKLWTWPFIFLILGNLFTFMSFQMLLPNLPPYIESIGGSSLQIGLITTMFAFAAILIRPFIGHLLMTRARKKLVLIGSISLLIMTTLYPITQIVVVLLIIRFIHGLAWGWSTTVNGTAAVDLIPRRRVGEGMGYFGLSVTVGMIMAPSLGIYLYQNFTFQLLVWIAAALGAVALILLSVTSFVTPESVYQNQKQPPPFSFVGSLVESRSRYPALVTFLNTFGYGAVVTYLVIFGNEQGLSGTFLFYFFNAVLATISRPITGKYFDRKGPWKLIMVCSVLSFIAMWILSLASTNVHLIIAGAIFGIGFGSMMPALQAWVISKTTTERSGIANGMYYSCIDLGIGSSALILGFIYQFVDTATLFKLSSFLFIIVLILTYMDYRKQTDPWEPIH; encoded by the coding sequence ATGAATTCTATAGAAAGTGAGGAAACCTTAATGCAGTCGGCGCTCCCCAAACTATGGACCTGGCCATTTATATTTTTAATACTTGGCAACTTATTTACATTTATGAGTTTTCAAATGCTATTGCCAAATTTACCACCTTACATAGAATCGATAGGCGGCAGCAGTCTGCAAATTGGTTTAATCACGACCATGTTTGCCTTTGCAGCTATCCTTATCCGCCCTTTCATTGGTCACCTGCTTATGACACGCGCAAGGAAAAAACTGGTTCTTATTGGCTCGATTTCTCTGCTGATTATGACGACATTGTATCCGATCACTCAGATAGTCGTTGTCCTTTTAATCATCCGTTTTATTCATGGTCTGGCATGGGGGTGGTCCACGACAGTTAACGGAACAGCAGCCGTAGATTTAATTCCCCGAAGACGTGTTGGTGAGGGAATGGGTTATTTTGGTTTGTCTGTTACGGTAGGAATGATCATGGCCCCAAGCTTAGGTATTTACCTTTATCAAAACTTTACTTTTCAGCTTCTCGTCTGGATTGCGGCAGCCTTAGGAGCTGTGGCACTTATCTTACTTTCCGTGACCAGCTTTGTAACCCCTGAAAGTGTCTACCAAAATCAGAAGCAGCCGCCTCCCTTCTCCTTTGTAGGTTCTTTAGTGGAAAGCAGAAGCCGCTACCCTGCCCTTGTAACCTTCCTGAATACTTTCGGCTACGGAGCAGTAGTTACTTATCTTGTTATTTTCGGCAATGAACAAGGGTTATCCGGAACCTTCCTGTTTTACTTTTTCAATGCGGTGCTGGCTACCATTTCCCGACCGATCACTGGAAAATATTTCGACCGCAAGGGACCCTGGAAGCTGATCATGGTATGTTCGGTCTTATCCTTTATTGCCATGTGGATTCTCTCCCTTGCCAGTACGAATGTTCACTTGATTATAGCAGGGGCGATCTTCGGCATTGGATTTGGCTCTATGATGCCCGCGCTTCAGGCCTGGGTTATCTCTAAGACCACTACGGAACGAAGCGGCATTGCCAATGGCATGTATTATTCCTGTATTGATCTTGGCATAGGGTCAAGCGCCCTTATCCTGGGTTTTATTTACCAATTTGTCGATACAGCCACGTTGTTTAAGCTTTCAAGCTTCTTGTTCATTATTGTGCTCATCCTTACTTATATGGACTATCGCAAACAGACGGATCCCTGGGAGCCGATACATTAA
- a CDS encoding DctP family TRAP transporter solute-binding subunit — translation MVGLAMMFVLGILLAACGGNGDGGDNASGGEGQTYNWKFVTEEVDGQVQYEYAEEFAKRMNEKSDGAVNIEVYEFGGLGSETDQVEQLQSGTVEMAVMSPGFTGNMVKEGQIFALHFLFPDSVEKTQQILNDSEALNTDLREKYEEHSISPLSFWTEGAMQWTSSKEITEPADFENFKMRTQTSPLILESYKAYGAEPTPMSWSELYTALDRGTVEGQENPIFFIGDASFHEVQDYMTLSNHNNYVAMTTVNTDWYEGLNDEMKTMVDETTQEMQEWVFEEQKKQNEEYLQTIKEDTENPTEIVELTDEQRQMFKGKAMPVRDYYRNEVSTVDGQILDKLQEEIEAAGE, via the coding sequence ATGGTTGGATTAGCCATGATGTTTGTATTAGGTATCTTGTTAGCTGCCTGTGGCGGCAACGGCGATGGCGGAGACAATGCCAGCGGCGGAGAAGGACAGACTTACAATTGGAAGTTCGTTACTGAAGAAGTAGATGGACAAGTTCAATATGAATATGCAGAAGAATTTGCTAAACGTATGAATGAGAAGTCTGATGGGGCTGTAAACATCGAGGTTTATGAATTTGGAGGACTAGGAAGTGAAACCGACCAGGTAGAGCAGTTGCAAAGTGGAACAGTTGAAATGGCGGTTATGTCCCCAGGTTTTACTGGTAATATGGTAAAAGAAGGACAGATCTTTGCTTTGCATTTCTTGTTTCCAGACAGTGTTGAGAAAACACAGCAAATTTTGAACGATAGTGAAGCTTTAAACACAGATCTACGTGAAAAGTATGAAGAGCATAGTATTTCACCGCTATCTTTCTGGACAGAAGGTGCGATGCAATGGACATCCAGTAAAGAAATCACAGAGCCGGCGGATTTCGAGAATTTCAAAATGCGTACGCAGACCTCTCCTTTAATTCTGGAGTCTTATAAAGCTTATGGAGCGGAACCTACTCCAATGAGCTGGTCAGAATTATACACCGCGCTTGATCGCGGAACAGTAGAAGGACAAGAGAACCCGATCTTCTTTATTGGAGATGCTTCTTTCCACGAGGTACAAGACTATATGACATTGTCTAATCATAACAACTACGTGGCGATGACGACCGTTAATACCGATTGGTATGAAGGTTTGAATGATGAAATGAAAACGATGGTAGATGAAACGACTCAGGAAATGCAAGAGTGGGTATTTGAAGAGCAGAAGAAACAAAACGAAGAATATTTACAAACGATTAAAGAAGATACAGAGAATCCAACAGAGATTGTTGAGTTGACGGATGAGCAGCGTCAAATGTTTAAAGGTAAGGCGATGCCTGTACGTGACTACTATCGTAACGAGGTTTCTACGGTAGATGGACAAATCCTGGATAAACTTCAGGAAGAGATTGAAGCAGCTGGAGAATAA
- a CDS encoding TRAP transporter large permease: MVATLLTIMVVLLLLNFPMMIPLMAAPLIVLFIYFPNLDPMILMQQFSTGIEPYVLLAVPLFIFAADIMTTGKTSNRLLDFIGSFIGHIRGGYAVTTAAACTLFGAISGSTQATVVAIGKPMRERLLKIGYKDPTAMALIINSSDVALLVPPSIGMIIYGLVSGTSVGDLFIAGIIPGIIVFLSFSIYSIIYAKVADIPLANKVSWSERWRLTRKALLPLGFPIIIIGGIYTGLFSPTEAAGMSVLYAFVLEVLIYRSIHIKELPKIARSTGLVTSAVFVLVAGGQAFTWVISFARIPQMITETVLGTEPSAIFVLLMVTVFFFIGCMFVDPIVVILVLTPIFYPAAMDAGIDPIHLGVVITFQAALGSATPPFGVDIFTASAVFNKPYLEVIKGTPPYIIMMVVISFLLIFFEELSLLLI; this comes from the coding sequence ATGGTTGCCACACTACTAACGATCATGGTGGTCCTTTTATTATTGAATTTTCCAATGATGATTCCGCTTATGGCGGCTCCATTAATTGTACTGTTCATTTATTTTCCCAACTTGGATCCTATGATTTTAATGCAGCAATTTTCTACAGGAATTGAACCGTATGTCCTTCTAGCGGTTCCGCTATTCATTTTTGCGGCGGATATTATGACGACAGGGAAAACGTCAAACCGGCTGCTTGATTTCATTGGCTCATTTATCGGTCATATTCGCGGTGGATATGCCGTTACAACAGCTGCAGCCTGTACGTTATTCGGTGCTATCTCGGGATCAACACAGGCTACGGTTGTAGCGATTGGTAAACCGATGCGCGAACGTCTTTTGAAAATCGGTTACAAGGATCCAACAGCGATGGCATTAATCATTAATTCCAGTGATGTTGCATTGCTCGTTCCACCGAGTATTGGCATGATCATCTACGGTCTTGTGTCCGGTACATCTGTAGGTGACTTGTTCATTGCAGGTATTATTCCTGGTATTATCGTATTTTTAAGTTTTTCGATTTACAGTATCATTTACGCCAAGGTAGCTGATATTCCTTTGGCAAATAAAGTTTCCTGGAGTGAACGCTGGCGATTGACCCGTAAGGCTCTTTTGCCGCTAGGGTTTCCAATTATCATCATTGGCGGTATTTATACGGGGCTCTTCAGTCCGACTGAGGCCGCCGGAATGTCAGTTCTTTATGCTTTTGTCTTGGAAGTGCTCATTTACCGTTCCATTCATATTAAAGAATTACCGAAAATTGCCCGATCTACAGGATTGGTTACTTCTGCCGTATTCGTGCTAGTAGCAGGCGGACAGGCATTCACGTGGGTGATCTCTTTCGCCCGCATACCACAGATGATCACAGAAACAGTTCTTGGAACAGAGCCTAGTGCGATTTTTGTATTACTTATGGTCACGGTCTTTTTCTTTATCGGATGTATGTTTGTCGATCCGATTGTTGTGATCCTGGTATTAACTCCAATCTTTTACCCGGCAGCGATGGATGCCGGAATCGATCCTATTCACTTGGGAGTCGTCATTACCTTCCAGGCTGCGTTAGGCTCGGCTACCCCACCGTTTGGAGTGGATATATTTACGGCGAGCGCCGTATTTAATAAGCCTTACCTGGAAGTGATTAAGGGCACTCCGCCCTATATCATTATGATGGTAGTTATTTCATTTTTACTCATATTCTTCGAGGAGCTTTCCCTTCTATTGATTTAA
- a CDS encoding TRAP transporter small permease codes for MNPLKIVDKFILKVEEFILSYAIIIIALMVVGKALSRALFTYTPPFADEVSQIAIVVATFMGISYAARKGRHISMSAFYDLAPFKVRKILAIFIPLVTAIVLFVLTYFSALYVYDVYESGRVTSALQMPSYYLYIFIPIGFLLGGIQFLRNMWINIKHRDEVYLGTDAKDYNDQEKEEIHEGTHL; via the coding sequence TTGAATCCATTAAAGATCGTCGACAAATTTATACTTAAAGTTGAAGAATTCATTCTCAGTTATGCGATCATCATCATTGCCTTAATGGTAGTAGGCAAGGCTTTAAGCCGAGCGCTCTTCACTTACACCCCACCTTTTGCAGATGAAGTTAGTCAAATCGCGATTGTAGTCGCTACATTTATGGGGATCAGTTATGCGGCCCGGAAAGGAAGACATATCAGCATGTCTGCCTTCTATGATCTGGCACCTTTTAAGGTCAGGAAAATTTTAGCGATATTTATACCGCTGGTTACAGCGATTGTATTATTTGTACTTACTTACTTTTCAGCTCTTTACGTTTACGATGTATATGAGTCAGGGAGGGTTACTTCGGCGCTTCAGATGCCCTCTTACTATTTATACATTTTCATTCCAATCGGTTTCTTACTGGGCGGAATACAATTCCTTAGAAATATGTGGATAAATATTAAGCACCGGGATGAGGTGTACCTTGGCACAGACGCGAAAGACTACAATGATCAAGAGAAAGAAGAAATCCATGAAGGTACACACTTATAA
- a CDS encoding GNAT family N-acetyltransferase encodes MKIIQEQNVEAFTLSIQDLLLQREAENNLPLGILKRIQESSSNEDSLLIKIEEEGRPVFMTMRTPPHLWILPSIPAVTSIHIKSLARYLFENQYEVPGILGEGEAVQHFIDEWVTITGKNPIIHMRQGIYRLNKLQPIHMKEGELIEAEESDFDLIKKWLTWFGEETNEGTIKERTAEIAEEMIRTRRMHLWIVNGEAVSMVSRARVTPNGATINAVFTPDEFKRRGYATQAVWTLTKKLLDQGYEFCSLYTDLDNHSSNSIYKKIGYEWIGNSIVYHFID; translated from the coding sequence ATGAAAATCATTCAGGAACAGAATGTAGAGGCATTTACGTTATCTATTCAAGACCTTCTCTTACAAAGAGAAGCTGAAAATAACCTGCCGCTAGGAATTTTAAAGCGGATACAGGAATCATCTTCAAATGAAGATTCTTTGTTAATTAAAATTGAAGAAGAAGGGCGTCCAGTATTTATGACGATGAGAACCCCGCCCCATCTTTGGATTTTACCGTCCATTCCAGCCGTTACTTCCATCCATATTAAGAGTTTAGCTCGTTACTTGTTTGAAAATCAATACGAAGTACCCGGAATTCTTGGGGAAGGGGAAGCGGTTCAGCATTTTATTGATGAGTGGGTCACCATCACTGGGAAAAATCCTATCATACATATGCGCCAGGGAATCTACCGTTTGAATAAATTGCAGCCCATTCATATGAAGGAGGGGGAACTAATCGAAGCTGAGGAGTCCGACTTTGATCTCATTAAGAAATGGTTAACGTGGTTCGGAGAAGAAACCAATGAAGGGACGATAAAAGAGCGAACTGCTGAAATTGCAGAGGAAATGATTCGCACGCGGCGAATGCACCTTTGGATAGTTAATGGAGAGGCTGTCTCTATGGTTTCCAGAGCTCGCGTGACCCCAAACGGGGCTACAATTAATGCCGTATTTACACCCGATGAATTTAAAAGAAGAGGATATGCAACGCAGGCTGTATGGACACTTACAAAGAAGTTATTGGACCAGGGATACGAGTTTTGTTCTCTATATACGGACCTTGATAACCATTCATCAAACTCTATTTATAAAAAGATTGGTTATGAATGGATAGGTAATTCAATTGTGTATCACTTTATTGACTAG
- a CDS encoding SE1832 family protein translates to MNKKEIQDQIAFLKADYIRIQGDLDKLEANGANVENAEAQLERMEKELKDLKGQLAEANA, encoded by the coding sequence ATGAATAAGAAGGAAATTCAGGATCAAATCGCCTTTTTAAAAGCTGATTATATAAGAATCCAAGGAGATTTAGACAAGCTGGAAGCGAACGGAGCTAATGTGGAAAATGCTGAAGCTCAATTAGAACGTATGGAAAAAGAGTTGAAGGATTTGAAGGGGCAGTTGGCTGAAGCTAACGCTTAA